The following proteins come from a genomic window of Heyndrickxia acidicola:
- a CDS encoding stage V sporulation protein AE: MNKLRQVILITDGDEYARKAIEHIAVEIGGRCISQSAGNPTALTGPAILKLIKKAPYDPVFVMFDDSGFLGEGKGEQALKYIANHKEINVLGAIAVASKTHKAEWTKVDVCFDKEGNITPYGVDKFGVPEMEMKQVNGDTVYCLDQLDLPIIVGIGDIGKMGKVDHYTNGAPVTKKAVEWILERSGFYGEK; this comes from the coding sequence ATGAATAAGCTTCGTCAGGTGATATTAATTACAGATGGAGATGAATATGCCAGAAAAGCAATTGAACATATAGCAGTGGAAATAGGAGGACGGTGTATTTCACAATCTGCCGGCAACCCTACTGCGTTAACTGGACCAGCCATATTAAAGCTAATCAAAAAAGCTCCCTATGATCCGGTCTTTGTAATGTTTGACGACAGCGGATTTTTAGGAGAAGGCAAAGGGGAGCAGGCACTGAAATATATTGCAAATCACAAAGAAATAAACGTGCTGGGAGCGATAGCCGTAGCATCTAAAACACACAAAGCGGAATGGACAAAGGTGGATGTGTGTTTCGACAAAGAAGGAAATATTACTCCTTATGGGGTGGACAAATTTGGTGTTCCGGAAATGGAAATGAAGCAGGTTAATGGAGATACCGTATATTGTCTTGATCAGTTGGATTTGCCTATCATCGTAGGAATTGGTGACATCGGAAAAATGGGGAAGGTTGATCACTATACCAATGGAGCTCCAGTGACGAAGAAAGCAGTTGAATGGATATTAGAAAGGAGCGGGTTCTATGGAGAAAAATGA
- the spoIIAB gene encoding anti-sigma F factor has product MRNEMHIQFSALSQNESFARVTVASFIAQLDPTLDELTEIKTVVSEAVTNAIIHGYDENPDGMVFISVTIEEGTVEVIIRDEGMGITDIEEARQPLFTTKPELERSGMGFTIMENFMDDIDVESQPGLGTIIRLKKHLALKKALCN; this is encoded by the coding sequence ATGAGAAATGAAATGCATATTCAATTCTCTGCACTCAGCCAAAATGAATCATTTGCGAGGGTAACAGTTGCCAGCTTTATTGCTCAGCTGGACCCAACTTTAGATGAATTAACGGAAATTAAGACAGTGGTATCAGAAGCTGTAACCAATGCCATTATTCACGGTTATGACGAAAATCCGGATGGCATGGTTTTTATATCTGTAACCATCGAGGAAGGCACGGTTGAGGTTATTATACGTGATGAAGGAATGGGAATCACCGATATTGAGGAAGCACGGCAGCCGCTGTTTACGACGAAGCCTGAATTAGAGCGGTCAGGAATGGGCTTTACAATTATGGAAAATTTCATGGATGATATTGACGTAGAATCACAACCAGGACTGGGCACCATCATTCGTTTGAAAAAGCATTTGGCGCTAAAAAAAGCCTTATGTAATTGA
- a CDS encoding stage V sporulation protein AA, whose amino-acid sequence MEESIYLRMFNRIQVKPESAITIGELAQIIAPEPVLTRIKKKEIYKITEQDKSNVVIDVMKVVSAIKDVYHNTDIQIIGPAQTIIEIVYKKKEVSIPVFLLIWILLFIGSALAIMNFHEDVSMGAVHQKIYKIITGHAVKKPLLLQIPYSIGLGIGMIMFFNHLFRKRFNEEPSPLEVEVFNYQQDLDQYVIMNENKENLKRLDDDR is encoded by the coding sequence ATGGAGGAATCAATTTATCTGCGTATGTTTAACCGGATTCAGGTTAAACCGGAAAGTGCCATTACAATTGGAGAACTCGCCCAGATTATCGCACCTGAACCTGTGCTTACAAGAATTAAAAAGAAGGAAATTTATAAGATTACAGAGCAGGATAAAAGCAATGTGGTCATCGATGTGATGAAAGTGGTATCAGCTATTAAAGATGTATATCACAATACGGATATTCAAATTATAGGTCCTGCACAAACCATAATAGAAATTGTTTATAAAAAGAAAGAAGTCAGTATACCAGTATTCCTGCTTATCTGGATTCTTCTGTTTATAGGTTCAGCTCTCGCCATTATGAATTTTCATGAAGATGTCAGCATGGGTGCTGTTCATCAAAAAATCTACAAGATTATAACAGGCCATGCCGTGAAAAAACCTCTTTTGCTCCAAATCCCTTATTCCATTGGATTAGGAATTGGAATGATTATGTTTTTTAACCATCTTTTTAGAAAACGGTTTAATGAAGAACCAAGCCCATTGGAGGTAGAAGTGTTTAATTATCAGCAGGACTTGGACCAATATGTCATTATGAACGAGAATAAGGAGAATTTGAAGCGCCTTGATGATGACCGTTAG
- a CDS encoding stage V sporulation protein AB, translating to MTVSILFILIFGLSGGLIVGCGYVAFLTVLGLIPRLTQLSKTKHLIHAYEGAIIMGTLSGTWGALYDIKLYLPSFLLVPIGLACGIFVGMIAAALTEVVNVIPILTKRIGMEGQLIVVLMAIVIGKVIGSLFDWIYFVDQ from the coding sequence ATGACCGTTAGTATTTTATTTATACTCATTTTTGGACTGTCAGGAGGTTTAATTGTGGGATGCGGATATGTTGCTTTCTTAACAGTTTTAGGACTAATCCCGCGGTTAACCCAACTATCCAAAACGAAACACTTAATCCATGCCTATGAAGGGGCCATCATAATGGGGACGCTCTCGGGAACGTGGGGTGCATTATATGACATTAAGCTTTACCTGCCTTCGTTTCTTTTGGTGCCGATCGGCCTTGCTTGCGGCATATTTGTAGGCATGATAGCAGCAGCGCTGACCGAAGTTGTTAACGTTATTCCCATTCTTACAAAAAGAATAGGGATGGAAGGACAACTAATCGTTGTGCTGATGGCAATTGTTATTGGCAAAGTCATTGGATCTTTGTTTGATTGGATTTATTTTGTAGACCAGTAG
- a CDS encoding spore germination protein, which translates to MEKNDLSTKKPIPERVDELEAYFKSRVGLGVSFDLGVRKIKVLKKDIHFYYISGLVDTSYIVQIMEYLITLNDTERLSSKVFDIVENRIVHQQVMKVKTIDEMVDMVLSGLIGIVVDGEPIALIVDVRSYPGRQPAEPDTEKVVRGSRDGYVENIIFNTALTRRRIRDERLRFEMLKVGERGKTDIALAYIEGLANPGLVDTIRQEIQSIEVDGITMSDKTVEEYLLHQGYNPYPLVRFTERVDTGAIHLLEGHVLIIVDTSPSVIITPTTFFHHTQHAEEYRQAPLVGTFLRSVRFLGIMSSLFLLPLWYLYVLEPHLLPHNLEFIGPNKHTHIPMLVQIILADLGIEFLRIAAIHTPTPLATAMGLIAAVMIGQIAVSVGLFTAEVILYVAIAAVGTFATPSYELSVANKLVRWALLIIVAIFKLPGLVIGCTVFLLFLISNRSLNTPYMWPFIPFNPPAFVHILIRRPIPGSIYRPSIVHPRDRFRQPPKE; encoded by the coding sequence ATGGAGAAAAATGATTTGAGTACAAAAAAGCCAATTCCGGAAAGGGTGGACGAATTAGAAGCTTACTTCAAAAGCCGGGTTGGCCTAGGAGTCAGCTTTGACTTAGGTGTACGCAAAATCAAAGTTCTGAAAAAGGATATCCATTTTTACTATATAAGTGGTTTAGTGGATACATCCTACATCGTTCAGATTATGGAATATCTGATTACTTTAAATGACACAGAGCGGCTTTCAAGTAAAGTATTTGATATCGTTGAAAACAGAATCGTGCATCAGCAGGTCATGAAGGTAAAAACAATCGATGAAATGGTCGATATGGTTTTGTCAGGCCTAATTGGCATTGTGGTGGATGGAGAACCGATAGCCCTAATAGTGGACGTCCGAAGCTATCCGGGGCGTCAGCCGGCTGAACCGGACACAGAAAAGGTCGTTCGCGGCTCAAGGGATGGGTATGTAGAGAATATTATTTTTAATACAGCACTTACCAGGAGAAGAATAAGGGATGAACGTCTTCGCTTTGAAATGTTAAAAGTCGGAGAAAGAGGGAAAACCGACATTGCTCTCGCTTATATTGAAGGGCTCGCAAATCCGGGATTAGTGGACACGATCCGGCAGGAGATCCAATCGATTGAAGTAGATGGTATTACGATGTCAGACAAAACAGTAGAAGAATATCTTCTGCACCAGGGCTACAATCCATATCCTCTTGTCAGGTTTACAGAGCGTGTCGATACCGGGGCCATTCATTTGCTTGAAGGGCATGTCCTAATTATTGTTGATACATCACCCAGTGTCATCATTACACCGACAACCTTTTTCCATCATACACAGCATGCAGAGGAATACAGGCAGGCACCTTTGGTTGGAACATTTTTAAGGTCAGTCCGTTTCCTTGGGATAATGTCATCATTGTTTTTGCTGCCATTATGGTATTTATATGTATTGGAGCCTCATCTGCTCCCGCATAATCTTGAGTTTATTGGTCCGAATAAACATACACATATTCCAATGCTTGTGCAAATTATATTAGCTGACTTAGGTATCGAATTCTTAAGGATAGCAGCGATTCATACTCCTACCCCGTTGGCGACGGCAATGGGTTTAATTGCTGCAGTCATGATCGGCCAGATAGCGGTCAGTGTAGGTCTTTTTACGGCAGAGGTTATTCTGTATGTTGCGATAGCAGCTGTAGGAACCTTTGCTACGCCAAGCTACGAATTAAGTGTAGCTAACAAGCTGGTGAGATGGGCATTGCTAATAATAGTAGCTATCTTTAAATTGCCGGGTCTAGTCATAGGGTGCACAGTATTTTTACTGTTTTTAATTTCAAATCGTTCATTGAATACTCCTTACATGTGGCCGTTTATACCGTTTAATCCGCCTGCATTCGTCCATATTCTCATCCGGCGCCCTATTCCGGGCTCTATATACCGTCCGAGCATTGTACATCCAAGGGATCGATTTAGACAGCCTCCAAAGGAGTAA
- the sigF gene encoding RNA polymerase sporulation sigma factor SigF, whose protein sequence is MDVELKKENKQVYLKDHEVKDLIKRSQDGNQEARDKIVEKNMRLVWSVVQRFLNRGYEPDDLFQIGCIGLLKSVDKFDLSYDVKFSTYAVPMIIGEIQRFIRDDGTVKVSRSLKEIGNRIRKAKDELSKKNGKVPTVNEIAAFLEISPEDVIMAQEASRSPSSIHETVYENDGDPITLLDQISDQNDQKWFDKIALKEAIRGLDDRERLIVYLRYYKDQTQSEVADRLGISQVQVSRLEKKILEQMKDRMEL, encoded by the coding sequence ATGGATGTGGAACTGAAAAAAGAGAATAAACAGGTTTACTTAAAAGATCATGAAGTCAAGGATTTAATAAAAAGAAGCCAGGATGGGAACCAGGAAGCCAGGGATAAAATTGTAGAAAAAAATATGAGGCTTGTCTGGTCAGTGGTGCAACGGTTTTTAAACCGAGGATATGAACCGGATGATTTATTTCAAATTGGCTGTATTGGGCTTTTAAAATCCGTCGATAAGTTTGATCTTTCCTATGATGTTAAGTTTTCTACTTATGCAGTTCCAATGATCATTGGAGAAATTCAGAGGTTTATTCGGGATGATGGAACCGTTAAGGTATCACGGTCCCTGAAAGAGATTGGAAATCGTATCCGCAAAGCGAAGGATGAACTGTCCAAAAAAAATGGGAAAGTTCCCACCGTAAATGAAATAGCGGCTTTTCTGGAAATCTCTCCTGAGGATGTGATTATGGCACAAGAGGCCAGTCGTTCTCCTTCATCTATTCACGAAACCGTCTATGAAAATGATGGAGATCCTATCACTTTGCTGGACCAGATTTCTGATCAAAATGATCAAAAGTGGTTTGATAAGATTGCCCTAAAGGAGGCAATCAGAGGCTTGGATGACAGGGAAAGGCTAATCGTTTATTTGAGATATTATAAGGATCAGACCCAATCAGAAGTAGCCGATCGTCTGGGAATATCACAGGTGCAGGTATCCCGGCTTGAGAAGAAAATACTTGAACAAATGAAAGACCGCATGGAATTGTGA